The nucleotide window GTCGACGGCGCGGTGAAAGGAAATGGGGTTGGCGAGGTTCATGCCGTGTGAGGCGTCCTGAATCACCATGCGGCGCGCCTCCGGCATGGCGGCCGCAAGCGCGTTGAGCACCTCGGGATACGGCGCGGGACTGTGCGCGCCGGCCATGAGCAATACCGGCACATGCAGCGCGCCCAGCGCGTCGATGGGCAGCGGCGTGCGTGGCTCGGCGACCTGACCGATCAGCGTGCGCGCGTTGTCGCGCACCATCTGCTTGAACCAGGGCACCATGCGGCGCCAGGTGTCGGGGCCGCTCACGGCGTCGATGAAGATTGCCAGCCCTGCGTCGACATCGCCGTTCTCGATCGCCGCCAGCGCCCGCTCGCGGAAGTTGCCACGTTCACTGTCGAGGGATACCTGCACCGGGCCGCCGCTGATCTCAACACCCGGATCGGCCAGAATCAGCGAGCGCACGGTATCCGGCGCCAGGAGCGCAGTTCGCAGCGCGACGTAGCCGCCGCGCGAATGGCCGAGCACGTGGACCGGACCAACGCCCAGCGCCGTAATGAACGCCGCAAGATCCTCCGCGTGTTGCTCGCCGGAAAAGATGCCCTCATGGCCGTCCCAGGCCTCGGGCCAGTAATGGCGCAGGCTCACCGAGATGACGCGTCGCCGCTGTCCGAGCGGCGCCATGTTCGGTTTGAAGTAGCGACAATCGCACAGCGATCCGTGCACCAGCACGAGGGGTGCGCCGACGGCGTCGGCAGGAGCGGGCGATTCAACGTACGCCATCGGATAGCCGTTGACGTCGATCGTTTGCGGTGCGGGAACCGGCATGGGGGACACATCAGTGAGACGGGTCGCCAGTATACCGAGCTTGCCTGCGCCTTGCTGCAACGCGCCAGAGCGGACGACACGTCCCGATCACGGTTCCCGGGGCCGGCACTCCCGCCGGAGCGCCGCACCCGCCTGGTGTATGCTTGCGACTCTCTTCATTCCTGCGGTTTTCCCGGTATGGCACTCAAAGCCACCATCTATAAGGCCGAGGTGCAAATCACCGACCTCGACCGACACTACTACGCTTCCCACAGCCTGACGATCGCCCGTCATCCGTCCGAGACCGATGAGCGCATGATGGTACGCGTGCTCGCCTTCATGCTCTATGCCGGCGAGCGCCTCTCGTTCGGCAAGGGAATCTCCACGGCCGACGAACCCGACCTCTGGGAGCACGATTTCGGCAACGATATCGTGCGCTGGATCGACGTCGGTCAGCCGGACGCACGCCGCCTCGTCAAGGCCGCCGGCCGCGCCGAACATGTCGACGTGATCACCTATGGCGGCAAACCCGCCGCGATCTGGTGGCAGGCCACCGAAAAGGAAATCCACCGCCTGTCGAACCTCACGGTGCGGATGCTCGACGACGCCTCGGCACAAGCGCTCACGGCACTCGCCTCGCGCACGATGCGCCTTCAATGCACGATCCAGGACGGCGAAGTCTGGATCGCGGACGACAACCACAACTTCGCGGTCAATCTCAGCACCTTGCGTTCGGCGGCGAACGACTGAGCCCGCCTGCGGCCCGCTGGCGGGTGCCGACACGGCGCTTGCCGCAATCCCGCTTCCCCGGCGCGGGTATGGAAGTCGTACAAGGCGCGGCGTCCGATCGTTCCGGTACCCGGCCCGTGCACTTCGGTGTGCGCCGGATCCGTCGCCCCCAACCGTGGCGCGCCGCCCTGCGCCAATGCCCGCCGGCCCACAAGCTGCGTTACACTTGACGTTAACGTAAATCGAGTAAACGCGACTTCGCCGGTCCGCCCGCCGCGCCCGTCCGCATACGACCGTATTCGTTCGTACGCGGCGGGTTTTGCGTTGTGCGTCTTCCGGCTTCGCGACGCCTCGTCCCTATCAGCGTCTGCCCGCAACTCATGGATATTCTTGTTTTCTCCCCGGACGGCAAGACCGCCGCCTACGAGACCGGCCTCGCCGAGCACCTTCCCCGGGCGACGATTCGCGCCTGGCAGCCTGGCGACACGGCGCCGGCCGATTACGTGGTGCTCTGGAAGCCGAATGCCGAGGTACTGCAGCCTCGCGAGCGCCTGAAGGCGATCTTCAACATGGGCGCGGGCGTGGATGGCGTGCTCGGCACGCGTGGCGAAGGCGCGCACCGCCTGCCGCCGGGTGTGCCGCTCGTGCGCCTGGAGGACGCGGGCATGGCCGACCAGATGGCGCAATACGTCGGTGCCGCCGCGCTGCGCTACTTCCGCCGTCTCGATGAATTCGACGCCCAGCAGGCGCAGGGACAATGGAAATTTCAGAAGCCCAACCGCCTCGCCGATTTTCCGGTCGCGGTGCTCGGCTATGGCACGCTTGGTGCCCACGTCGCGCGAGCGCTCAAGCAATTCGGCTTCCCGGTGCGCGCGTGGAGCCGCAGTCCGCGAAGCGATGACGGCGGCGTCGCGCTGCACCATGGCGACGCGGGTTTCGACGCCTGCGTGAGCGGCGCGCGCATCCTCGTCAACCTGCTGCCGCTCACACCGCAGACCGTCGACGTGCTCAATGCCGCCCTGTTCGCGAAACTCGCGCCGGGCGCCTTCCTGATCAACGTGGCGCGCGGCGCACATCTGGTCGAAGCCGACCTGCTGGCCGCGCTGGCGAGCGGACAGATTGCCGCGGCCACGCTCGACGTGTTCCGCACCGAACCGTTGCCCGCCGACCATCCGTTCTGGCGCACGCCGCGCGTGACGATCACACCGCATATTTCAGCGATGACGTTGCGCGACGAGACCGTCGCACAAATCGCCGGCAAGATCGCTGCGCTCGAGCGCGGCGAGGCCATCACCGGCATCGTCGATCTGACGCGTGGCTACTGAGCCACTGCCCGCCAGCATCGTCACCCGACATCCTCCGAGGAGACAACTCATGTCC belongs to Pandoraea pnomenusa and includes:
- a CDS encoding alpha/beta fold hydrolase — encoded protein: MPVPAPQTIDVNGYPMAYVESPAPADAVGAPLVLVHGSLCDCRYFKPNMAPLGQRRRVISVSLRHYWPEAWDGHEGIFSGEQHAEDLAAFITALGVGPVHVLGHSRGGYVALRTALLAPDTVRSLILADPGVEISGGPVQVSLDSERGNFRERALAAIENGDVDAGLAIFIDAVSGPDTWRRMVPWFKQMVRDNARTLIGQVAEPRTPLPIDALGALHVPVLLMAGAHSPAPYPEVLNALAAAMPEARRMVIQDASHGMNLANPISFHRAVDAFLGND
- a CDS encoding YaeQ family protein; the protein is MALKATIYKAEVQITDLDRHYYASHSLTIARHPSETDERMMVRVLAFMLYAGERLSFGKGISTADEPDLWEHDFGNDIVRWIDVGQPDARRLVKAAGRAEHVDVITYGGKPAAIWWQATEKEIHRLSNLTVRMLDDASAQALTALASRTMRLQCTIQDGEVWIADDNHNFAVNLSTLRSAAND
- a CDS encoding 2-hydroxyacid dehydrogenase, coding for MDILVFSPDGKTAAYETGLAEHLPRATIRAWQPGDTAPADYVVLWKPNAEVLQPRERLKAIFNMGAGVDGVLGTRGEGAHRLPPGVPLVRLEDAGMADQMAQYVGAAALRYFRRLDEFDAQQAQGQWKFQKPNRLADFPVAVLGYGTLGAHVARALKQFGFPVRAWSRSPRSDDGGVALHHGDAGFDACVSGARILVNLLPLTPQTVDVLNAALFAKLAPGAFLINVARGAHLVEADLLAALASGQIAAATLDVFRTEPLPADHPFWRTPRVTITPHISAMTLRDETVAQIAGKIAALERGEAITGIVDLTRGY